In one window of Verrucomicrobiota bacterium DNA:
- a CDS encoding phospholipase, with protein sequence MAFTLTALADDPAPGKQVAQSLSTSDGSNIHYLLYLPKEYSATGAKVPFMLFLHGRGESDGPLSVVAKWGPPMRLASGEHLKYVVVSPQCPRASSWSKDDQQQRLLKLIAHIKKTYTIDDDRIYLTGLSMGGYGSWRLATAHPEMFAAVAPVCGAGDPAKAANLVKLPVWAWHGTEDTAVKFEKSVEMVEAIKAAGGTRVRFTSLEHIGHFSWQAAYESNDLYQWFDRQKASQNK encoded by the coding sequence CTGGCTTTCACCCTGACCGCGCTGGCCGATGATCCCGCGCCCGGCAAGCAGGTTGCCCAATCACTCTCCACCTCGGACGGCAGCAACATCCACTACCTGCTCTACCTGCCGAAGGAGTATTCGGCGACCGGCGCGAAAGTGCCGTTCATGCTCTTCCTTCACGGCCGCGGCGAAAGCGACGGGCCGTTAAGCGTTGTCGCCAAATGGGGGCCCCCCATGCGCCTCGCCTCGGGCGAGCACCTCAAGTACGTCGTCGTCTCTCCGCAGTGCCCGCGCGCATCGTCCTGGTCCAAAGACGATCAGCAGCAGCGCCTGCTCAAGCTGATCGCCCACATCAAGAAGACCTACACCATCGACGACGACCGCATTTACCTCACGGGCCTGAGCATGGGCGGATACGGAAGCTGGCGCCTGGCGACGGCTCATCCGGAGATGTTCGCGGCGGTGGCGCCCGTCTGCGGCGCGGGCGATCCGGCGAAGGCGGCGAATCTGGTCAAGCTGCCGGTCTGGGCGTGGCACGGCACCGAGGACACGGCGGTTAAGTTCGAGAAGTCAGTCGAAATGGTCGAAGCGATCAAGGCCGCCGGCGGCACGAGGGTGCGTTTCACCAGCCTCGAACACATCGGCCATTTCTCCTGGCAGGCCGCCTACGAGTCGAACGATCTCTACCAGTGGTTCGACCGGCAGAAGGCGTCGCAGAACAAGTGA
- a CDS encoding esterase: protein MTCLHRATARSKRVGAWVAEASSVFRLMAPKAESVRLQAGDIPGVGQGRDLTKGTNGVWDVTLDRIAPGAYRYQFAVDGMTVLDPRNPKTSESTQTAWSLVQVEGSDWMETGAVPHGAVSEVTYWSSTLNRSRRLHVYTPPGYESSSGSYPIFYLLHGAGDSDDSWSTVGRAGFILDQLIAGRKARPMVVVIPHGHTGPMRAGGPRPAVDEFLKEFTEDIMPHVEKRYRVYTDRKHRAMAGLSMGRGHTLNIGIPQLEKFGYLGVFSSGVFGIVPRTGAPAPEGPTFEERHRAKLDDATLKEGLKLFWFATGKDDFLVETSRATVAMLKKHDFKVEYQETEGAHTWIVWREYLRDFAQKLLP, encoded by the coding sequence ATGACTTGCCTTCACCGCGCCACCGCCCGGTCGAAGCGCGTGGGGGCGTGGGTGGCGGAGGCTTCGAGCGTATTCCGTTTGATGGCGCCGAAAGCCGAGTCGGTTCGCCTTCAGGCGGGTGACATTCCCGGGGTGGGGCAGGGCCGGGACTTGACCAAAGGGACCAACGGGGTGTGGGATGTGACCTTGGATAGAATCGCGCCGGGTGCTTACCGCTATCAATTTGCGGTGGACGGCATGACGGTGCTTGATCCGCGGAATCCGAAGACGAGCGAATCCACTCAGACTGCCTGGAGCCTCGTTCAAGTGGAGGGTTCCGATTGGATGGAGACCGGGGCGGTGCCGCATGGTGCGGTTTCCGAAGTCACCTATTGGTCGTCGACATTGAATCGATCCCGCCGCTTGCACGTTTATACTCCGCCGGGATACGAGAGCAGCAGCGGGAGTTACCCTATTTTCTATTTACTCCACGGAGCGGGGGACAGCGACGACTCGTGGAGCACGGTGGGGCGGGCGGGGTTCATCCTCGACCAGTTGATCGCGGGGAGGAAGGCGCGTCCGATGGTGGTGGTGATACCTCATGGTCACACCGGCCCGATGCGTGCAGGCGGGCCTCGTCCGGCGGTCGATGAATTTCTCAAGGAATTCACGGAGGACATCATGCCTCACGTCGAAAAGCGGTATCGTGTTTACACGGACCGCAAGCACCGGGCGATGGCGGGACTGTCGATGGGCAGGGGCCACACCTTGAACATCGGGATACCGCAATTGGAAAAGTTCGGATACCTGGGTGTTTTTAGTTCCGGGGTTTTTGGCATTGTGCCGCGCACCGGGGCTCCGGCCCCTGAAGGGCCGACTTTTGAGGAGAGGCACCGCGCCAAACTGGATGATGCCACGTTGAAGGAAGGGCTGAAGTTGTTTTGGTTTGCCACTGGGAAAGACGATTTTCTGGTTGAAACGTCCCGGGCGACGGTTGCGATGTTGAAGAAGCACGATTTCAAAGTGGAATATCAGGAAACCGAAGGCGCCCATACCTGGATTGTTTGGCGGGAATACTTGCGCGATTTCGCACAGAAGCTTTTGCCCTGA